TCGAGCTTTCGAAGTTTCTCCATCAGTTTTCACGCTCGGTCCACAGCGTCTACCGATCCTCTTTGCACACGCATAGCATCTGCAATTTGTCGAGACGTTACACCCCTGAGTGCCATATTCTTGTCATCTGTTTGCAGTTAAAAGCCCCAGAGTTGTGGTCCCAATGTGGGCCGTTTCACGGTGCGAGAGTCACCCAGTGTGGTCGGTTTTCTTTTTTATACAAGGGGTCTGTGGCCTCACCCAAAACGCTGGAAGCAACATCGTAACAGTAGACGAGGCAGATCACAGAATCAAATGACGCACTATACTCGCTGTTGTTGCGTCGCTCTTCGGAATGAGGTGGCCTTCCGAGAGAACTGaatttcttttctcgaaTTCCATCTCAACTATGATGACCTTTAGCGTTATCATCTCAAACTCTGACTCTTATTCTGCCACGAAAAGCTGCTGGGTGGCGTGCGGCTACCTCCCGTAGTTCACCCCCCGGCGTGTTACTACGATACTCGTGCGATTAGACCGCAAATGACAATACGTTCTGGGGCGTAACTGAATTGCTCGACGAGCGATTGCCTTTAGGGAACAAAGGCCTTCATTTTCAGTGGAAGTACGTGCACCATCTGCGATGAACCAGCTCCGCCGCATCTCCAAAGTGTGCATTCGACAAGAAAGTCTTGAGCTAGATGAGAACAACGCGCAACTGGGCTACATGCGTCTTCGGGTTCTACGAGACAGCATTTCACATAACGCAGCTCCACTCCTGACACAACACATACAATGAACCTGCGCTATCAGTGATGGCAGATAGAttcctttgtctttttttaAAACTGTATACTTTTTGGTTCATACCAAAAAACTGGGAAGCTGCTCAAATAGGACTGAAGTGTCCACAATACCCCGTACGCGTCCCAGTCTTGCTTCGTGAACCGCACACACAAACCCTTCACCCTTTCACTGACTTCCTACCAGTCCCTGACATTCCACCTCTCGTGGCAAATTCCCGACAGCCCGTTCGAGGTTGCATTGCCACTGGGGGGCCAGAAGGcccaactgcatgcatgcgaatcAACACACCCACACGTTGCTCCCGTGCAGCGCTTAAACAGCCAAGAGAGTAATTCCTCTGTCACCCACCAAACAACGGAAAATAACATGTGCACCTACAGATGTCCACAAGTGCACATTGATCGTCTACTTTTTCGGCTAGCCCTCTACAGTTTGCCTGGAGCGAAGAACTGGAAACGGTAAACTTGCGTTTTCAGAGTTGTTTGCCGGTGCCCCGGAGCCAAGGGAAGTACCAGGGCCAACAAAAAGAGGATGACCGGCCGAAAGCCCAGACAGCGGACGagctctcttctgtcttcacAGCCACAGAAACGTGCGCCTCACCAGACTGAGAAAAGGCACCCCCACGGAACCCGATTTGTTCATTTTTTCCCCAAATGGGTTCTCAAGGATGCCCGCACTTTGTTGGTTCGCTACTTTTGCTTGGCACTTTTTGCTAGCATTTCGACGCCTCCTTGAGGAGAGCCCGACGTACCCATGGCAATTACTTGGCATAAAAAAACGGTGATGCAAGAAATCCGCACCACCTTTCGGGGCCCGTTAGATCGGGTCCCTGTCAAGCCCACGTTGCTCTTGTGGCGAAAGGCACTCTTTGGGAAAACAGCCGTCGCCGCCCAGTAAACGAGCATCCACTCTACCAGTTCGAAACCAGCCCATCTAAAAcagcaggagacagccgaaCTTCTTCACGATCACCAGAGCCTCAAGGCCGGCTTTGAACGCACAGAGCTGGGGGCTCTTTTCAGTACCCCACTCCGATATACGCTGCGTCGTTCTGCGTGTAAACCAACTTCAGGTCGGAAAGAAGCGCGACTAGCACCAGGGAATACACAAACGACAGCAAGCTCCCGACTTCCAGTGCTCGCACAGCCCAGTAGTATCTTCGAGAGTCCTCAGGGTAACCTGGAAAAGGCATTGCACACCCGACACAAAAAAATACGCGATGGTACGCATTCTGTACGTATTGCATCTGTCTCTCAACATGTTTAATATAACTCACCGCATGTGCAGGCCTCTATCcatatgcacacatacacGTACATATAGCCATAATATCTTTTTCTCACGCCCATCACGAGATCCACATCCACATATGCGCATACACTAATCTACAGTCACCACATCTCTTTCTCCCATGCAGTATCAAAACGCGCAAGACAACATCCAGGGGGCACACTCGTGGCGCGGCTACCCACACAGGCCCTCTGTGGCGCGCCCGCCAggtcagtgcatgcatgacACCGCCCTTACGTAGGTTGAGGCAAAACGCGAGGCAGCCGATGGGAGGGCAAATGAAAGAGGCCAGCAGAGCGAGCACCACCCAGGTAATGTCgttgtcttccttctttgaGTGCTGCATCACAGAACAAAGCAAACAAACATACAGGGTCACTGCTGTGAAGCCGCTTGTGAGCGAGACTCTGGTCTAAGCAAGACCctcgaaacagagaaaacattCACCCGTTACCAAAAATAATCCTCCGCGTTCCTGTCACAGCCGGAAGAAAGCAAACGGATGATTGCGCGCTTCCGAGCCGATGCCTCGTGCGAGCCTGACATGCTGGGTACATGGATCGACAGCGCAGTCACAACAGTGCGTTTCATGCGCAAGATGCTGGATGCGGTGCCGTCGCTTGTACGGGAGCAATGCCCACCGGCACTACTCACAGTAGAAGCTTGTCACCGTATTACCTATACCATCTACGGCGAAATGTGCAGCGCTCTCGTGTAGAATATGCCCCCGCAACAACGTCCTGTTCACGTGTACGAACTGCTCCCATACGCGACCAGAGAGTGGCAGGGTCCACAAAAAAGGCGTGAGCCGTCTCCACCTACAGTCACGCTCTAAAAACAATACTGGGGAAGTGTGTTTTGGACTGCAGTTCTCAGTGGCGCAAAAATCTTAATTCTAGAGTTCACCGCATGCGCATGTCCTACCTCTCCAACAGGGACAGAAACGTCGTCTTCTTGCGCCTCGGCCTTGATCAGCGGCTCGTGTACCTGCGACTGCAGACAGAATGTTTCGCAAAACACCGCAAGAGTTTTCCCGCTGAATGAGTGGATCTTGTTTACGCTGTCAGGATATTGTATTCCTGCCGCATCTGTAAAACGGCGATATTCCGGCACGGAGTGAGTACACACATCTACCAGGCAGAGCATAACAAGTAAGTATTGCCCCAACAATTCCCACAATGCTGAGGAATTTTTTCGACACACACATTACCGACCGTCGCAATACGTCAGCATTCGGTTCTGAAACCCACCCACCTTCCGCTTGGAGAGGCCAACTTCTTCGTGGGGCATCGCGGGAGCGCTGTCTGCAGCTGTCGCCAAATCCAGGGAAACTCCACCCTGATTGGCGTTAGATCCTACGGCAGACTCAACGGGTGTTGCACAAGCAGCACCTGCGCCGTTTGCTGTCAGAGTCGACATCCTGGAACAGCCAGCTTTGACGAAGGGCGAAGCACGAGGGCAACGGTCTCTCCAGTAAAGCAGCCTGGTGGTCCGAAGTGGTATTTTGTTtgcctctcgttcctcgcAAAGTTCACTTCTGCGAAACAGGGTTTCGTTGAAGTAGGCTTGACAACGCTACGAGGGGGAAAAGAATGCCATTCACCCTCGGAGAGCCGACCGGATTCAGAGACAAGGAGCTACGCGATCGAGGTACCCGCCTTCAAAGTCGCCGGTTTTCACGTGCACTTTTGACTGTCTCCCTCGTCAGAAATACTCAGAACGCCACATCCGTGGAAACCCATTGAAATTTTCCGACACTGGCCAACAGACCGTCTAGGTGGTCAGACACCGTGCGAAAAGTGTCGAGAAAGAGCCCTTCCACTGCATGCTTGCGAAACGTCTAATGCTGGTGGCGGCTGGGAGTCCCGCGCGAATAGTTCTGGCACATCACAAAAAATTCTTACGGATTCCTGATTTGCAAGTGAACATGGGGGGGCTTGTCGACTTACGTAGTCCACGCCTACCTGTGTGGGGCGCATCTCGAAAATCTGAACTTCTTGTTTTCATCTAGCTTCGTGGGAAGGAACAGTACTCGGTGCTCCGCCCGTGCCGGACACAGCCTTCCAACTACATTCGGGCGGAGCAGCCGTGTGCTAATAATTCCAGCCGACGGGACGGAGAGAGTAACTATGCGGCTCCATCATCTAAGCGAAACTGCATTCTCACCAAAAATCAAAGGGTATGGCGAGGAACTGTCG
This genomic interval from Toxoplasma gondii ME49 chromosome VIIb, whole genome shotgun sequence contains the following:
- a CDS encoding hypothetical protein (encoded by transcript TGME49_255410~Predicted trans-membrane domain (TMHMM2.0):86-109:121-144), producing the protein MSTLTANGAGAACATPVESAVGSNANQGGVSLDLATAADSAPAMPHEEVGLSKRKSQVHEPLIKAEAQEDDVSVPVGEHSKKEDNDITWVVLALLASFICPPIGCLAFCLNLRYPEDSRRYYWAVRALEVGSLLSFVYSLVLVALLSDLKLVYTQNDAAYIGVGY